AATCACCGCGACCGGAGGTTTCGTTTTTTCCATAACTCTCATCTGCACCGGAGAAGTATGGGTTCTTAAAACAACTCCAGATTTGATATAGAAAGTATCATGGACATCACGGGCTGGATGGTCTTCGGGAGTATTTAAACTTTCAAAGTTATAATATTCGGTTTCTACTTCAGGTCCAGAAGCAACTTGAAATCCCATTTGTATGAAAATACCTGTAATTTCGTTCATTACCTGATTAATAACATGCATATGCCCAATGCCCTGTGTCCTACCGGGCAAAGTTATATCTATCTGTTCTTTTTCTATTTTCTTTTGTAATTCTTTTTCTAAAACAATTTGATATTGTTTTTGTATATTATTGGTAATTATTTCTTTAATTTCGTTAGCAATACTTCCGACTTTAGGTCTTTCTTCAGGAAGTAAAGAACCTAATTTTTTCAATACTTCTGTTATTTTTCCTTTTTTCCCTAAAAATTCAACTCGAATTTGCTCTAAAATATCCGTTGTTTCTGCTTCTTTAATCTTCTGTAAAGCAAATTCTTTTATTTGTTCTAAGTCTTTTATCATATATATATTCCTATAAAAAGTTATTTAACTCTTTTATCTAAATATTGCTCTACCTAAACGGATTTCTGTAGCACCTTCTTCGATGGCTATTTCATAATCATCCGACATACCCATTGAAAGTGTTTTTAATTGGTATTTTTCTGCAATATTCCTCATTGTTCCAAAAATTTGTCTTAATACTTTTTCTTTTGCATTTATAGGTGCAATTGTCATTAGACCTCGAATATATAATGTATCAAATTTTTTTATTT
This region of Candidatus Hydrogenedens sp. genomic DNA includes:
- the pheS gene encoding phenylalanine--tRNA ligase subunit alpha, coding for MIKDLEQIKEFALQKIKEAETTDILEQIRVEFLGKKGKITEVLKKLGSLLPEERPKVGSIANEIKEIITNNIQKQYQIVLEKELQKKIEKEQIDITLPGRTQGIGHMHVINQVMNEITGIFIQMGFQVASGPEVETEYYNFESLNTPEDHPARDVHDTFYIKSGVVLRTHTSPVQMRVMEKTKPPVAVIVPGRVYRVDNDASHSPMFNQMEGLLVDEDITFADLKGTLMYFVHKFFGEDTAVRFRPHYFPFTEPSAEMDISCTVCKGKGCRVCKHSGWLEILGCGMVYPKVFQYAGYDNEKYQGYAFGFGIDRMAMLKFAIPSINLLFDNNLKFLEQF